The genomic interval GAGCGGGCTTGCCCGCGATGAGGCCGGCGCATCCGGCCCCTATGTGTCAGGCTGCCTCCCACCGTTTTTCACCACCGTCCCCCTGAGGGAGCGAGCCTGCTCGCGATCAGGCCCGCAGGGCCTTCCTGCCGGTCAGACCTTGAACTGATTGATCAACCGGCGCTGCTGCTCCGCCAGCTTGGTCAGGTCGGCGCTGGCCGAACTCGACTCGTCGGCGCCGCCCGCGACTTCGTTGGCCACCTGGCCGATGTTGATCACATTGCGGTTGATGTCGTCGGCCACCGCGCTCTGTTCCTCGGCGGCGCTGGCGATCTGGGTGTTCATGTCGTTGATCACCGACACCGCCTGGGTGATGGTCTCCAGCGCCTCGGCGGCCTTGGCCGCGTGCTGCACGCTTTCGTCGGTGCGGCTCTGGCTGTCTTCCATGACCCGCACCACTTCGCGGGTGCCCTGCTGCAGTTGCTGGATCATGCTCTGGATTTCTTCGGTGGCCTGCTGGGTCTTCTGCGCCAGGTTGCGCACCTCGTCGGCCACCACCGCGAACCCGCGGCCCTGCTCGCCGGCGCGGGCCGCTTCGATGGCCGCGTTGAGGGCCAGCAGGTTGGTCTGTTCGGCGATGGCGCGGATGGCGATGAGGATCGCGTTGATGTTCTCGCTGTCCTTGGCCAGCGCCTGCACCACTTCCACGGCCTTGCCGATCTCCACGGCCAGCACGCCGATCGACTTCGAGGTGTCGCTGACGATCCGCATGCCTTGGCTGGCGGCCTGGTCGGCATGGCTGGCCGCCTGCGCCGCTTGGGTCGCGTTGCGCGCCACGTCCTGGGCGGTGGCGGTCATCTCCTGTACGGCGGTGGCCACCTGGTCGATTTCGGCCATCTGCTTCTGCACGCCGATGTTGGTGCGGATGGCGATGTCGGCGGTGTGCTCGGACGAATCGCTGACGCTCTGCACCGACGTCACCACCTGGGTGATCATCGCCTGCAACTTGGCCAGGAATGTGTTGAAGCCTTTGGCGATCGAACCCAGCTCATCGCTGCGGTCGCTGCTCAGGCGGCGGGTCAGGTCGCCTTCGCCCTGGGCGATGTCGTCGAGCATGGTCACCATCTGCTTGAGCGGACGGGCGATGCCGTGGCCCACCAGCCAGATCACCAGCAGGCCGAGGCCGGCGATGACCAGGCCGACCATGGCCATGCCGAAGGTGTCGGACTTGCGTTGTGCGTCGAGGTCGCCCTGGAGCTTCTGCAGGTCGGCCATCACCGCGTTCAGCGGCAATTGCAGCATCAGGGTCCAGCGCGCATCGGTCTGGCCGATGCCGAACGGCAGGTACAGCTCGATCCGGCCCTGTTCCTTGCTGACGGTGTAGGTGACTTCGCCGCGCTTGAGATTGGCCATGTTGGCGATCTGCTGGCTGTCGAGGATGTCGCTGACCTTCTCGCCGAATTTGCTCGGATCCTTGGTGTAGGCCACGATCCGGCCGTTGCCGCCGATCAGGGCCATCTGCCCGGCGCCGGCGTACAGTTTCTGGTTGGCGGCCAGGAGCATCTCCTGGATGAAGTTCACCGACAGGTCGGCGCCGACGATGCCCTGGAACGCGCCGTTGAGCATGATCGGCTCGATGAACGAGGCGAGCATCACGACCTTGTCGCCGACCTTGTACGGCGCCGGGTCGATCACGCAGGACTTCTTGGTTTCCTTCGAGCACAGGTAGTACTCGCTGGCGCGCACGCCGGTGGACAGGACTTTCTGGTCGTCCACATCCACCAGTTTGTCCAGGCCCAGGGTGCCGTCGTCGTTGCGGAACCACCACGGCAGGAAGCGCCCGTTGGCGGCGTCGATGCCCACCACCTGGGTGCCGACGTAGGCGGCGTCGTTGTGGTCCAGGGCGTTCTTTTCCCAGCCGATGTAGGTGCCGAGGATCTTCGGGTTCTTCTCGACGTTTTCCTTGATCAGGCTGATCAGTTGCTCGCGGCTGACGGTCAGCCGGGGCTGGCCGTCGGCGCCCGGCGTGCCGAGCAGGGCGTTGACCCGCACCAGCCCGCCGGCGATCAGCAGCGGCGCTTCGAGCTCGCGCTGGATCTGGCTGACCTGGGTCTGCGCCAGGGATGTCAGGCGCTGTTCGATGACCTGCTCGAACTGGGCCTGGGTGCGTTCCTGCACCATGTCTTGCGTCCGGGCGCCGGAAAACAGCGCATACAGCACCAGCGCGGCCACCACGCTGAGAACGATGGCGCCGGCCAGGGCCGCCACGGAAAACTGGATCGACTTGAATTTCATGGGAGCTCCGCACGCAGGAAGACGTCTGCGCTGATGTATCGGCAGGAGGTTCGTCGGGCATGAGCGCAAAGTGTCGAGTTGACTGTTTTGGATGTGTCTGTGTCGCATTCAGAACGGTTCAGAACCTTTGTGCGGCAACGCAGTCAGTGCTGTGTGAATTTTTAGCGACTACAGTTTTTCCATCGTGCCGTGCAGTTAACAGGAGTCTTTGATGAACAAATCGCTGATGGCGGTCGTGCTGGGCTCGGTGTTGCTGCTCAACGGCTGTGAGACCGTGAACACGACCAGTGCAGGTGAGGTGGGCGTCAAGCGTCAGCAGCGCATGCTCACGCTGTTGTCCTCGCAAGAGCTGGACCAGATGTACGCCCAGTCCTATCAGAAAACCGTTGGAGAGGCGTCGGGCAAGGGCGCGCTGGACAAGACCAGCGCCGATGCCAGGCGTGTGCAGGCGATAGCCGACCGCTTGATCGCCCAGGCGCCGAACTTCCGTCCGGACGCGGCGCAGTGGCAATGGGAGGTCAATCTGATCAAGAGTGACGAGCTCAATGCCAATTGCGGCCCTGGCGGCAAGATCATTTTCTACACGGGATTGATCGATGGCCTGCAACTGACCGATGACGAAATCGCTGCGGTCATGGGCCATGAAATCGCCCACGCCCTGCGCGAGCACAGTCGTGAAGCGATGTCCAAGGCATACGGCATCGAATTGGCCAAGCAGGGTGCCACTGCGTTGCTGGGTCTGAGTTCGGAAAGCCTGGCCGCAGCCGATGCCGCCGTCAAATATGCCATGACCCTGCCCAACAGCCGCGCCAACGAAAACGAAGCCGACCTGATCGGCCTCGAACTCGCCGCCCGGGCCGGCTACAACCCGAACGCCGCGATCACCCTGTGGAACAAGATGAGCAAGGCCTCGGAAGGCGCGCCGCCGGAGTTCATGAGCACGCACCCGGCCTCGTCCAGCCGGATCGCCTCGTTGCAGGCAGCGATTCCGAAGGTGATGCCGTTGTACGAGAAAGCGCCGAAGTCCTGAAGGCGTTAGCTGCAAGCTTCAAGCTTCAAGCTGCAAGTGGGTGTAATCGCATCATTTGCAGCTCACGGCTTGTAGCTTGTAGCTTGTAGCTTGTAGCTTGAGGCTTGAGGCTTAAGGCTTAAGGCTTGAGCCATTTTCAGACCCAACCGCTGCTCTGCATCGCCTTGTACACCGCGACGATCGCCAGAATCATGAAGGCCGAAGCCGCCAGGCGACGGATCAGCGTCAGCGGCAGTTTCTCCGCCGCGAAATTCCCCGCCAGCACCACCGGCACGTTGGCGATCAGCATGCCGGCCGTGGTGCCGATGATCACCAGCCACAGCTCCGGGTACTGCGCCGCCAGCATCACCGTGGCGATCTGGGTCTTGTCACCGATTTCCGCCAGGAAGAACGCGATCAGCGTGGTCAGGAACGGTCCGAACTTGCGGGCCGTGCTGGCCTCGTCGTCGTCCATCTTGTCCGGCACCAAGGTCCACAAGGCCGTGGCGGCGAAACTGGCGGCGAGGATCCAGTGCAGGACGGAGTCCGAGAAGAAACTGCCGAACCAGGCGCCGACCGCACCGGCAGCGGCGTGGTTGGCCAGGGTCGCGGCGACGATGCCGGCGATGATCGGCCAGGGTTTGCGAAAGCGTGCGGCGAGAATGAGCGCGAGCAGTTGCGTCTTGTCGCCGATTTCGGCGAGGGCAACGATGGCGGTGGGAACGAGCAGCGAGTCCAGCATCAGGATTTCCTAAGGGGCGGGTCGACACGGCTATGACACGTACAGCCTTCCCGCCCCGGGTAAGGTGTGCGTGTCATAGGTCTTGTCAAACCCTGCGGTCCGTCTGGTGCGGACGCTGGGGTCGCATACGCCATGATCTGCGGATCAAGTGTGTTGACGTATGCCGGACGAGCTAGGCGCTCGTGGGAGACTACTCCCCTAGGACGGAGCGGATTCTGCCTAGGCAAATCCGATTGGGCAAGCACAAATTTTCAGGCCCGCTTGGCGCTGTAGATCCGGAACCCCTGGCCTTCGGCCCTCACCGAACAGGCGCCCAGATGCTCCTCGATCAACGGTTGGTACTTGAGGAAGCTGTTGGCCACCAGCCGTAGTTCGCCACCTGTTTTCAGATGTTTGGCTGCTTTTCGCAGCAGGTTTTCCGTCGCCTGGTAATCGGTGTGCACCCCGGTGTGGAACGGCGGATTGGTCAGGATCGCGTTCAGGCCCAGCGGGGCGGCATCGATGCCGTCGCCGGTCAGCACGTCGCCTTCCAGACCGTTGGCCGCCAGGGTCAGGCGGCTGCTGGCGGCGGCGAAGGCGTCGACGTCCAGCAAGGTCACCTGGGTGTCCGGGTAGCGACGCTTGACCGCAGCCCCCAGCACACCGGCGCCGCAGCCGAAGTCCAGCAGATGGCCGCCGGGCAGTTTGTCCAGGTGCTCCAGCAGCAGGGCGCTGCCGCGATCCAGCCGGCCGTGGCTGAACACGCCCGGCAGGCTGATCACCTTGAGCGGCCCTTCGGCCAGCGGCAGCTCATAGGTCTGGGCCAGGCTTTCCAGCGGTTTGGCCGCCGGCGCTTGGGCCACGGTCACTTGCCAGAGCTGGCAATGGCGGGCGCTGTCGAGCT from Pseudomonas ekonensis carries:
- a CDS encoding methyl-accepting chemotaxis protein, which encodes MITQVVTSVQSVSDSSEHTADIAIRTNIGVQKQMAEIDQVATAVQEMTATAQDVARNATQAAQAASHADQAASQGMRIVSDTSKSIGVLAVEIGKAVEVVQALAKDSENINAILIAIRAIAEQTNLLALNAAIEAARAGEQGRGFAVVADEVRNLAQKTQQATEEIQSMIQQLQQGTREVVRVMEDSQSRTDESVQHAAKAAEALETITQAVSVINDMNTQIASAAEEQSAVADDINRNVINIGQVANEVAGGADESSSASADLTKLAEQQRRLINQFKV
- a CDS encoding M48 family metallopeptidase, with translation MNKSLMAVVLGSVLLLNGCETVNTTSAGEVGVKRQQRMLTLLSSQELDQMYAQSYQKTVGEASGKGALDKTSADARRVQAIADRLIAQAPNFRPDAAQWQWEVNLIKSDELNANCGPGGKIIFYTGLIDGLQLTDDEIAAVMGHEIAHALREHSREAMSKAYGIELAKQGATALLGLSSESLAAADAAVKYAMTLPNSRANENEADLIGLELAARAGYNPNAAITLWNKMSKASEGAPPEFMSTHPASSSRIASLQAAIPKVMPLYEKAPKS
- a CDS encoding class I SAM-dependent methyltransferase, whose product is MDPRSEVLLRQAELFQGSVLLAGLPADDLLGRLPDAFGWCWHAGDQAMLEARFAGRSHFGVHAPERGFDSAVVFLPKAKDLTDYLLNAVAARLAGREVYLVGEKRGGIEGAAKQLNPFGKPRKLDSARHCQLWQVTVAQAPAAKPLESLAQTYELPLAEGPLKVISLPGVFSHGRLDRGSALLLEHLDKLPGGHLLDFGCGAGVLGAAVKRRYPDTQVTLLDVDAFAAASSRLTLAANGLEGDVLTGDGIDAAPLGLNAILTNPPFHTGVHTDYQATENLLRKAAKHLKTGGELRLVANSFLKYQPLIEEHLGACSVRAEGQGFRIYSAKRA
- a CDS encoding TMEM165/GDT1 family protein, with amino-acid sequence MLDSLLVPTAIVALAEIGDKTQLLALILAARFRKPWPIIAGIVAATLANHAAAGAVGAWFGSFFSDSVLHWILAASFAATALWTLVPDKMDDDEASTARKFGPFLTTLIAFFLAEIGDKTQIATVMLAAQYPELWLVIIGTTAGMLIANVPVVLAGNFAAEKLPLTLIRRLAASAFMILAIVAVYKAMQSSGWV